The Pseudomonas graminis region CGTGGTGAAACTCTTTGCCAAAACGTTCGCGGCGCTCGGGTTTGACTTGCTGGAAGGCGTCGGTGATCAACATTGGGAAGGCGGTCGTCTTGCCGGCAATACTGGCGAACAGCGTGGCGAACACGCCAATGAAGAATATGTACCAGCCAATCGAGCCGAAGAACATTTCCAGCGCCTTGCCCAGATCCGCAAGGGTGTTGACCTCAATGCCGTTGGGTCTCAGGATCTCCGCGCCAACGATCCAGATCGCCAGGTTGATGATGATGCCCACGAACACTGCGAATAGCAGGTCGTTGCGCTGAACACGCTTGTGCTCCGGCCCGACCCAACCCTTCTGGCGCATTACATACGGATGCACGAAGTTGGCAACAGAGCCTGCGACTGCACCGATTACCGAGACGGCAACCAGCAGTGCGCCGTGGACGCCTTCATCGGGCGGAATGCTGAAGCCGATGGTGCCCTTGATGATCCCCGTCACGTCCGGCCCGGACATCAGCGCCAAGGCCATGAATGCCAGTGTCATGACGGCGAGCAAGGCTTTCATCACGCCTTCGATCAACGAATAGATATTCCGGCCCACCAGCATCCATACCGCCAGTACGACTGCCACGGAGCAAAGCAGCGGGTAGTCAATCTTGAAAAGCATGGCCAACGCTTCGCCAGCGCCTTTGATCATGTAGGCATTCATCAAATGCCCCATTAGCAGGGCATACGCCAGCAGGAACCATCCGAAAAATGGATGCAACTGGGCATAGCCCTGGAGGATGGTCATGCCTTGGTTATTGCAGAGTTGGAAGCGGGCAATGATGTTGACGATCAGGTACCGGAGCAGCAGCGAGACTGCCAGCACCCACATCATGGCGTACCCGTAGTTGGCACCGGCGACAGAGGAAGTAATCAAGTCACCTGCGCCCAGCCAGGCCAGGACGGCGATGATGCCGGGGCCCAGGAGCTTGAATATTCTAACGACGCGGCTTTGCGTTGGCGTTGTAGCCTGACCTTCGGCGGAGGGAGTGCTCGGCATAAGGGATCTCAATTGTTGTATTTGTTGGGAGATGCACAGTCGACCACAGTACGTATGATGTCGTACGACTTAGTTGTAACGAATTATTTGCACTTGCCACCCAAGGGAAAGCGCCTGTTAAGGACAGCCTTGGCAGGCAGTTGTCTATGACGAGAGAGCATTAGGTCTACGAGTGCAGCGGTGGGATGTGTCGCCCCACGAGCCATGCAGCTCTGGCCGGCTCGAGGCAAACCACTGTGGTTCTGGCCGGAAGCAAACCGATCCGATCCGAACTACCGAACGCGCTTTGCCTGAATCACCGTGCCGCCGGTAACGGCTGAAACTCGCCGCGCTCAAGGTTCTGCACCCGGTTGCCCATGGCGTCCGTTGCGTTGAGATCCGCGCCTTTGGCGGCCAGTGCGTCAAGGACATCCTTGCGATGGAACAGCGCCGCGTACATCGCCGCTGTCTGACCCGCGTTATTGCGTTGGTCGGGCGCGCAATTCGCGGCGACCAGTTGCCGGGCGATGCTGAGCTCGCCTTTGAAGATCGCCCCCATCAATGCCGTATTGCCTCGCAGATCTTTGGCGCACGGATCGGCGCCAGCGTTCAGCAGCTGGGTCACGGCCGGTTGCTGGCCGTGGTAAGCGGCAAGAATCAGGGCGGTATAGCCTTTGTCGTCCTGGACATTCAGGTCGAATTTGGCATTGATGAACTCGTTGAGCATGTCCTGGCGCCCCTCTCGGGCGGCCTGGAAAAACAGCTCCTTGAGTTGTGCCTGGGTATCGGCGGCGCTGCCGGTGTCTGACGGGGCGGCGTGGACTACGATCGCCGTCAGACACAGCAACAGCCCATAAAGGGTTTTGCGCATGTGATGTCCTTCAAAAGGTGATGCCCTCCAAAACCTCGGCCTGCTGTGCAAGCGGGCCGAGGTGGTTGGTCAGTCCTTCAGTGCCGCGGCCAGTTGCTTGACCTTGGCCAAGTCGCCATTGGCAACCTTGGTCACGCCGGTGCCGTATTCCGGATCCGCCTTGTAGAGGAACGACAGCATGATGTTCTTGCTTTCGGTGTCGGTGGTCGCCAGGGATTCACCGAAGCTCTGAATCAGATCCTTGCGGTCCTTCTCGCTGTAGGAACGATACAAGTCGCCCGCCTGCTTGAAGTTCTGCTCTTTCTGGATCTTCGCCTGCTGCGTGCTGCCGGACAAAGGCAGTTGGCTGTAGCGCGCCTCTTCAACCGCCGGACGCGGATTGAGTCGGCTTGGCTCATAGTTCACGCCGGTGGTGGTGTGGCCGGTATTGAGCGGGCCGTCCTGGTTGCCGTTATTGACCTTGACCCGTGGTGCGTTGATCGGAAGGCTCAACACGTTAGGGCCCACGCGATAGAGCTGCGTGTCAGCGTAGGAAAATACCCGGCCTTGCAGCAGGCGGTCTTCCGAAGGCTCGATACCCGGCACGACGTTGGCGGGTGCCATGGCGACCTGCTCGGTTTCCTGGAAGAAGTTATCCACGTTCTTGTTCAGGACCATCTGGCCGATCTTGCGCTCGGGAATATTGGGCCAGATTTTGGTGGCGTCCAGCGGGTCGAAGTCGAATTTCGCCAGGTCCTCAGGCTTGACCACCTGGACGTACAGGTCCCACTTCGGAAAGTCGCCCTTGTTGATGGCGCCAACCAGATCATGGGTCAGGTGGCTGTAGTCCTTGGACTGCACTTCAGCGACCTGCTTGGGGTCGAGGTTCTTCAGGCCTTGCAGGCTTTTCCAGTGAAACTTCACATAGTTGACTTCGCCCTTGGCGTTCACCAGTTTGTAGGCGTGTACGCCGTTGCCGTCCATGGTGCGATAGCTGGCAGGTGTCCCTTCGTTGGAATACAGCAAGGTCAAGGTGCGGGTGGCTTCCGGGACGTGGGAGAAGAAGTCGAAGCGTCGGGAATCGTCATCCAGGTTGGTGCGCGGGTCAGGCTTGAAGGCGTGAACCATGTCCGGGAACTTGATCGCGTCACGGATGAAAAACGTCGGGAAGTTATTACCAACCAGGTCCCAATTGCCGTCGGCCGTGTAGAACTTGGTGGCAAAACCGCGGGGGTCACGCAGGGTTTCAGGGGAGTGGTTGCCATGGACAACGGCTGAAAACCGCACGAACACCGGGGTGTGCTCGCCCTTGCTGAAGACCTTGGCCTTGCTCAGGTCCGAGGCGTCGTCGGAGGCAACGAATTCGCCATGCACGCCCGTACCGCGAGCGTGCACGACACGCTCCGGAATGCGTTCACGATCAAAGCGCTGAAGTTTTTGCAGCAATTGCACATCTTGCAGGAGAACCGGGCCGCTCGGGCCGGCGGTTTGAGAGTTTTGGTTGTCGCCAACGGCGGCGCCATTGTCGCGCGTCAACGTGTCTGCGTACGCGACAGAACTGACCATCAGGCTCGCGCCAATCAGGCTGGCCGCGATAGGGGATCGGGGTAAGTACATCTCGGTCTCTCTCTCTGTTTTTGGTTGTTCTGAGAGTGAAAGCCTACGGCTAGAGCCCGCGATTGCTGAATTGGTTCTGACTATGTGTTTGATAAATTTATAAATATTGACGATCAGGGCGCGGACGTCGCCACCCTGCGCCGCACTAACTGCCTGCCCACCGATTGCCCTCTGAGCTCGACATAGTGATAGGTCGCGGTAGAAATCGTCACGACAACCGTCAAAATCAGCAGTAGGAGCAGGTTATTCAGCCAGACATGCCCGGTATCCAAATAGCGGATATCACCCAGCATCGGCGCGGCTTCAAAGCCGGTTTTTTTCTGCACCACCATGAAGGCCGAAATCACGAAGAACAGCACGGCCAGATGGGTCAAGTAAATGGAGTAGGACAACCGCCCAAGGCGAGCGAAGAATTCGTGCTTGAGCACGCGCGACAGCGCCCCGCCATCGAAGGCAAACAGCACGATGGTCACGCAGAACACCGCGCTGGCCGCCAGTACTTTCTGCGGCAAGTCCGAGGTCAGCACCCACCAGATGGCGATTGCTGCCAAGGCTTCCAGCACGCTGAGTAATGCAAAGCCAGGCGCTATCCAACCTCTCAGGCGACTGAAAAAGGCGTAGGCCAGTGCACCGCCGAAGAAGCAGCCCACGCCTTTTTGCGCGTAGACGGTCAGCACATCGATCTGGCGGTAAAGCAGAGCAAATCCGACGAGGGCAATGACTGTCCACAGCAGGTATCGCCGAGACGCCATGAGCACGGTGGCGGCGAAGAGTATGTAGGTCCAGTACTCGATGCTGATGCTCCAGGACGCGGTGTTGAATGACAGGTTTTCCGTCAGGTGCGTCCAGCTCTGCAGCAGCAGGAGGTTGGGCAGAATCTCCGACGGCGCGTAAATGCCGGTGAAGGGCGTCTGGTTGAAGGAAAACCCTCGCCTGTAGGCGGCGTACTTGAGGCATTCCAGGCCAACGAATACCGCGAGCATGAAAACATGCAGGGGTAGCAGGCGAAAGGTGCGCGAAACCAGGAAGCGGCTGAGGTCCAGTTGGCGTTTGCCTCCGTAGGCATGGGCCATGACGAAGCCGCTGAGGACGAAGAAAAACTCGACGAACAGGTCGGCGTTGGAGAAAAACGTCCACTCCGTGATGCTGCCGACGACATGGGTATGGTAAAGGACAACCGCTATTGCGCAGATACCGCGCAGGCTGTCCAGCGCGTGAAATCGTGTCACGTCCTGCATGTAAACCCCCGATAAGTTGCCATCGCTCGAAAGCGCCTAAAGCAACCCATCGGGTTCGGTCGCGTACTACCTCAGGCAGTACGATAGTGCAGGAACGGTTTTGTGCAAGGGGTGGTGGTCGAGGACGTATTGTGGCGTCAGGCGTGGTGTAGTCGAAAGCCCCGTCCCCTCCCCCCTGGGAAATGGACCTCCATGAACTGCCGGGTGCCGGGATCGAGTCGAGTTCCAGGCCCGCCAGTAGCTAGCGGAGAAAAAAGCCTCTGTGGCAGATCGGCGCCGCTTGAAGCGCTAGATCATAAATGGAGTGCCGACTGTTTAAGGAAAGCGCTATCTGCCGAAGCAACTCGCACACGCAGTGCAATCAGCAACGCGGCGAGCAGCATGACCACGGCCGCCGCCACGAATACGCCTGCGCTGCCACCAAGGCTGAACATTGCACCACCCGCGGCTGCGCCTGTGGCAATGGCCGACTGTACAGACGCCACTACCATGCCCCCGGCGCTTTCCGCCTGGTCAGGGACCGCGTTGGCGACCCAGTTCGACCACGCCACCGGCACACCGCCAAAAGCCAGGCCCCAGAACCCCAGCAAGACGGCCTGCCCTGGCACTGAGGCCGGCAACAGGACCAACGCCAGTGCCGCAACGCCCACCAGCGCGGGCATCAGCGCCAGGGTGGCCAGCGGGTGACGAGTCAGCAGCCACCCCGCCACCAACGTGCCAACAAAGTTCGCCACACCAAAACCCAGCAGCATCAACGATAGCCCCTGCGGGCCAAGGCCGGTTGTGCCCTCGAGGAATGGCCGGATATACGTGAACATCGCGAAGTGGCCGCTGTGCACCAGCACGCAACCGAACATCCCCATGGCGATGCCGGGGCGCAGCAGCACTTCAAGCACCGTGCGCAAACGGGCCGGACGGCGCGGCGCAAGGCTCGGCAGCGTGAACGACTGGAAAGCCAGGGTCACCACCCCCACTGCCGCCGCCGCAAAGAACGCGCTGCGCCACCCATAAAGCCCGCCCAGATAACTGCCCAGCGGGACCGCAACCACCGTCCCGATGGCGATGCCGCTGAAAATGATCGAGAGCGCTCGCGGCAACAAAGCCCCGGGCACCAAGCGCATCGCAACCGCCGCCGCCATGCTCCAAAACCCGCCGAGCGCGATACCCAGCAAGATACGCATCAACAAAAGCACCGCGAAACTGGAGGAAACGGCGACCAGCAGATTGGAGGCGATCATCAACGTGGAAAAACCCAGTAGCACCCACCGGCGATCAATGCTGCGAGTCAGGGTGGGCACCAACAGGCCGGCGAAGAGTGCCACCACGGCTGTCACCGTTACCGCCTGACCAGCCAGCGCTTCGGACACCGCCAGCTCCCTCGCCATCGGCGTCAACAGGCTGGCCGGCAGGTACTCGGCAGTCAGCAAGCCAAAGACGCCCATGGCCAACGAGAATACGGCCATCCACGCGGGGGTTGCAGGTTCTGCATCTGGCCCTGCGCCCGAACGGCTTTCGGGAACGGCATTGCATATAAGGTCGGTCATTGCACAGATCTCCCAATCTTCAATTGACCCGCAGTCTAGGCGTGCGAATCTGGATGATCTATGATCGAAAAACCCGTTTTTTTGACTGAAACACCTGAACGATGCCGACAGATCAATTTGCTCTTTCTTCCGATCTCATTAACGAGCTGTTGCGCGGCATGCGCCTGCGCGGTGTCGAGTACCGGCGTATCCAGGCGGGCCCGACCTTCGGCCTGGGCTTCGCTGC contains the following coding sequences:
- a CDS encoding Nramp family divalent metal transporter: MPSTPSAEGQATTPTQSRVVRIFKLLGPGIIAVLAWLGAGDLITSSVAGANYGYAMMWVLAVSLLLRYLIVNIIARFQLCNNQGMTILQGYAQLHPFFGWFLLAYALLMGHLMNAYMIKGAGEALAMLFKIDYPLLCSVAVVLAVWMLVGRNIYSLIEGVMKALLAVMTLAFMALALMSGPDVTGIIKGTIGFSIPPDEGVHGALLVAVSVIGAVAGSVANFVHPYVMRQKGWVGPEHKRVQRNDLLFAVFVGIIINLAIWIVGAEILRPNGIEVNTLADLGKALEMFFGSIGWYIFFIGVFATLFASIAGKTTAFPMLITDAFQQVKPERRERFGKEFHHDPMHKWFMLFILVTPLIWSLPGMPDFVTLTIGVNALNIIGLPVISLGLLIMSNQKSLLDKQYRNNILENIALVFATGLALWVAFQLGVDLFT
- the katB gene encoding catalase KatB — encoded protein: MVSSVAYADTLTRDNGAAVGDNQNSQTAGPSGPVLLQDVQLLQKLQRFDRERIPERVVHARGTGVHGEFVASDDASDLSKAKVFSKGEHTPVFVRFSAVVHGNHSPETLRDPRGFATKFYTADGNWDLVGNNFPTFFIRDAIKFPDMVHAFKPDPRTNLDDDSRRFDFFSHVPEATRTLTLLYSNEGTPASYRTMDGNGVHAYKLVNAKGEVNYVKFHWKSLQGLKNLDPKQVAEVQSKDYSHLTHDLVGAINKGDFPKWDLYVQVVKPEDLAKFDFDPLDATKIWPNIPERKIGQMVLNKNVDNFFQETEQVAMAPANVVPGIEPSEDRLLQGRVFSYADTQLYRVGPNVLSLPINAPRVKVNNGNQDGPLNTGHTTTGVNYEPSRLNPRPAVEEARYSQLPLSGSTQQAKIQKEQNFKQAGDLYRSYSEKDRKDLIQSFGESLATTDTESKNIMLSFLYKADPEYGTGVTKVANGDLAKVKQLAAALKD
- a CDS encoding acyltransferase family protein, which gives rise to MQDVTRFHALDSLRGICAIAVVLYHTHVVGSITEWTFFSNADLFVEFFFVLSGFVMAHAYGGKRQLDLSRFLVSRTFRLLPLHVFMLAVFVGLECLKYAAYRRGFSFNQTPFTGIYAPSEILPNLLLLQSWTHLTENLSFNTASWSISIEYWTYILFAATVLMASRRYLLWTVIALVGFALLYRQIDVLTVYAQKGVGCFFGGALAYAFFSRLRGWIAPGFALLSVLEALAAIAIWWVLTSDLPQKVLAASAVFCVTIVLFAFDGGALSRVLKHEFFARLGRLSYSIYLTHLAVLFFVISAFMVVQKKTGFEAAPMLGDIRYLDTGHVWLNNLLLLLILTVVVTISTATYHYVELRGQSVGRQLVRRRVATSAP
- a CDS encoding MFS transporter encodes the protein MTDLICNAVPESRSGAGPDAEPATPAWMAVFSLAMGVFGLLTAEYLPASLLTPMARELAVSEALAGQAVTVTAVVALFAGLLVPTLTRSIDRRWVLLGFSTLMIASNLLVAVSSSFAVLLLMRILLGIALGGFWSMAAAVAMRLVPGALLPRALSIIFSGIAIGTVVAVPLGSYLGGLYGWRSAFFAAAAVGVVTLAFQSFTLPSLAPRRPARLRTVLEVLLRPGIAMGMFGCVLVHSGHFAMFTYIRPFLEGTTGLGPQGLSLMLLGFGVANFVGTLVAGWLLTRHPLATLALMPALVGVAALALVLLPASVPGQAVLLGFWGLAFGGVPVAWSNWVANAVPDQAESAGGMVVASVQSAIATGAAAGGAMFSLGGSAGVFVAAAVVMLLAALLIALRVRVASADSAFLKQSALHL
- a CDS encoding ankyrin repeat domain-containing protein gives rise to the protein MRKTLYGLLLCLTAIVVHAAPSDTGSAADTQAQLKELFFQAAREGRQDMLNEFINAKFDLNVQDDKGYTALILAAYHGQQPAVTQLLNAGADPCAKDLRGNTALMGAIFKGELSIARQLVAANCAPDQRNNAGQTAAMYAALFHRKDVLDALAAKGADLNATDAMGNRVQNLERGEFQPLPAAR